The Nomascus leucogenys isolate Asia chromosome 4, Asia_NLE_v1, whole genome shotgun sequence genome includes the window TCTTTTTGGCTTAAGTGAAATCTTGAAGAATTGGTTTATATTTAGATTTCCTGGCTTGATTTTATAAGGCAGTCTTTTAGGAATAGGATTGTTGGCAGAAGAAATTATTGCTGTTACAGCACAGTCCTTAACTTTAAACAGTGTTGCTTATTGGAGGCATTTGCAAGGCTCATCATTTGTGAAAGGAGGCATCTCCTTTAAGATGAAGTGTAGTTTAACTCATCCACATGAGACGTTTTCCACTGGGTCTCCTTACTCGTGCTGCCGAGAGCATGGGAGATGGGCATATGCCCCACAGCTATGGGTGCAGCTCTATCTGGGAGCATTACAGTGGCTGCTGAGACTGAGAGTCTCTGAAAAAACTTGTCTGTTACTTTGTGATGGTAGCCCCTGGTGAGTAGGAGACCCTTTTCCAAACCCAGTTAAATGTATTTAAGTATGAAAGGCTAATAGAGTTAATAGAATAAAGATTAAAATTGCACCTTTGGACTCTTtgaatgattttttattattCGAAACACTTTTCTGAAATAATGACCCTTgtatttaaattgcatttttcttgCATGTATGTAAAGCATTGAAACAGGTGGACTCAAGCCAATCCTCTGTCTCTTTTCCGGCACTGTAGTTATAGATGTAAGCAGAAGAACAGCTTGTTTGAAGTAATGGCATGTTTGAatgttgtctttctctttcttctgccagGGAGGACATGTATGCCCAGGACTCTATAGAGCTACTAACAACATCTGGTATCCAGTTTAAAAAACATGAGGAGGAAGGAATTGAAACCCAGTACTTTGCAGAACTTCTTATGACTTCTGGAGTGGTCCTCTGTGAAGGGGTCAAATGGTTGTCATTTCATAGGTAAAACGACTACATTGAAAATGGCATTTGTTTTTCCATCTCATACTTGGTCCACACTTACTTGGGTCACTATGTTAGCAATTTCAGGTTTAATTCTAGAAAGAGTTGACTGCCATATAGAGTTGTCTCCTAACTTTTAGGAGGCTAATGTTGATCTACTTAAAGGTTAATTTAAAATATGGGATCCATTTTTGCCTGGGAGAAGCATGTTGCATAGTGGAAACAGTACGCGTTCTCTAAAAAGTGAAAGACCCTGGTTTAAATCCAGCAATGCCATTTGGAATTGGTGTTACCCGGggttttcttttactatttctaTACCTTAGTTTTTAATGTTCTACAGGGGAAACGATTCATTTACATTTACACAACATTATTGAGTATTTACCATACGGCAGGCACTGAGATGAGATTCTAGGAACTAAGCTGTGAATAAAACACACGAAAATTATTctcctcatggagtttatattctcATGGGGGTGGGCAGACAGTTTTTAAGAATGGAGTTCACATTGTGATTTGTTAGATAGTGATAAGTACTATCTCAAAACAGCAGAGAAAATGCTAGGGATGGGTGTGGAggtggattttaatttttttttaaataaagtgataAGGCATCCCTTAGAAGAAATATCTTGAAGACTTGTTTTAATGGTCACTAAAATACTTTATAAACAGTAAATTCTCAATAAGTGGtggttttaaattctttattgttATGAAACTAGATTACTTAAGAGTGTTTCTGGTAAGGAAACTATTCCAATTTTGTGAAATAGACTTCCATGTATGAGAAAGAGTTTTCCCATCGAAGTAAACTAAACTGACATTTCAGGGACTAAAAGTAACCTTCAGAATGATACTGGCTTTCGTTAGGTTTTGAAAAAGCATTGTGTTACATAGATGTTAATACTCTCATACTTGATGCActtcacacatttattttaaatctgagTCTCCTGCATGGTTTAGTTTCTGTCTCTGATCTGTGGGATGTTTATAGTGCAGGACTGTTTATGTGGGCAACTTCGATGTGTACTAACCAGaaattgttgagttgtaagtACTGAACACACTCATTCTTACCTGTCATCTTTTTTGTCTCTTCGGCACTTGAACTTGTACCTTAGGAAACATAACTTAAGACTCTTgatacaaataacttttttttagtcATTTGTCTTCCCTAGATATGAAGATGCAAAAGAACTGGAAAGTATTGCCCTACCATTTTACTGCATATGACATacctttccatttaaaaaatactctgaCAAAATACAGTGTACTAGGCACTGGGTATTAagatgaacaaaaacaaacaggatTCATTCATGTCTTTTTGGAGTTTAGAATCTAAGTTAGACTGATATATTTGAATATCAAGATAGAAGATTTTATTCCATTAAATATCATTAGCTGTTTTCCTCATATTCTAATCTATTTCAAGTAATAAGGAATAGTTTAAGAAGTTTATAAATCCTAAGTGCTAATATAATCTTAAACTTTTAACTTTAGTAAGCAAATGTCATATAGGCTTCCTGTCAGAGGTCCTGGAAGGAAAGGTAGAAAAGGGACAGATGTGTCTAAGTGGCCTGGGAGTGTAGGGAGACAGAAAGCTGTGGAAAAGGCTGGACAAAGGGAGAAGAGGTCTGGATTTGAGAGTGTAGGAGTTTGCATTTTTATGATCAAGAGAGTAGTTATTTCTTACTACCCTTCACTTCCATGTGCAACATTTCCATTAGTAATGACTCTTAGGGAGCCACACTGAGAGGAAGAGAATtgtgaaggaagaaaagggagagactACTTAACACAGTCATTTAAGAGAAGTGAAAATACCTTGTTACAGTATTCTTTGGATAAAGTATGTGACCACTTTATGTAAAAGGTAGGATGACTTGCATTACTTTTGCCTACCGAATGCCACTTCTCTTGCTACATTTGCTAACTCTTCTGGCCAAGTTTCcattcatctttatttctccatttccatagttattttaaaaaaatattttgagacatcTATGGGCAGCTTGATACTCTTCTTGGTGTTCTCTATTCATATATCAACAAAATAGTATTTTAGTGACCATAGGCTTGGTTTGGTAGTGTAGGTCTGTGTTGATATCTCTGAATAATAAAGTGATAAAGTTCTTAATACTGTAAGATGACAGCACTTTCCCATTATAGTTCTcaatatgtttcttttctctgttcttgtGTGCACTTCTCTTTAATGTTTTTGGGAGGGCTGTAGTGTGACTTGCTTAAATTTgaatcataaaaacattttttaaaaatctttatagtATTTATGTGTCCCTCTTCTCTATTATTTTAACCCTTTTATAGCGGTTACGACTTTGGCTACTTAATCAAAATCCTAACCAACTCTAACTTGCCTGAAGAAGAACTTGACTTCTTTGAGATCCTTCGATTGTTTTTTCCTGTCATTTATGATGTGAAGTACCTCATGAAGAGCTGCAAAAATCTCAAAGTAAGGCTTCAGGTGGCATTACCTACAGCAGCACACTGTTCAGACCAAGTGACTGTCATGAGACCCTAGGCTGGGATGTTGTTTTAAACCGTATTTTAAAGTATTACAGTAAATGCAATTATATTATCtggtcatgtgattttttttttcttgcatacgTAATTTATAGGGAATCCTTTTTTCAGAGCTTCAGTATGTCTTGGCAGAAGGCAGAATTTTCAACAAATTTCAGGCTTAGGTCAGGTTCTTGTCATTGCTTGCCAGATTGAAAAtcacaaaccaaaacaaaaatctgagGACAGTGAGGCTCTCATATGCACACCAGTGtaagttctttctttctcccaaGACGCATAGAATCTGTTCTTACAAGGTGGAATCTAAGGTGGCCAGCGATATGCAGATGTATTCAGTGGTGTGGCaaaagtttttgtttccttttggctTATCTTGTCTAGAAATTATTTTGTCAGTTCTTGTGATAGGATAATGTTCCTAGGATTAAACTACATAGCTAAAAGATTCTTTTTCTGGCCGAAAGATGTCATCTTGTTACAGTTAAGTACTATGGGAAATGTGTAGGTCCTGCCTAGATAGTAGTAATATTTTGACGCTGcataacatgtatttttaaattctaaacattaattctttttttgtttttgagacggagtcttgctctgtcgcccaggctggagtgcagtagcatgatctcggctcactgcaacttctgcctcctaggttcaagtgattatcctgcctcagccccctaggtagctggaattaacaggtgtccatcaccacacccagctaaatttcgtatttttagtacagacggggttttaccatgttggtcacgctggtcttcACAGATAATTGAAGATGAGAAGCTTTCTTTTGGCCAGTGTTTACCTTTAATACAGGATATGGTCAGCATATGACTAGAGAAATTTTCAAGAaagattattttatgtttgtagCAGTAGACTTCTGTGTAATCTGAGGGGCTTCCAGTAAGTGAACTTGCAGTAGGGTGTCTCGTACTTGAGAAAGTCAGCCCACCCTGTGAAAGCACTGCATGCCGAGGCCTATGTGTTttcatctgacttttttttttaattgacatgtcTGTATAATGACAGTTTTCAGGAACAGGGAACCAAATTATTGCTCATTCTGTGGTGGTTACTGGGAAGTTTCTAAGTACAGATATTCTGAATGTGTCCTGAGCAACCTGCTGTGTTAAAATTCAGGTTAACGACAAAGGTGCTTTTTGACCTATAGTCAGCCATGCTGTTCTATTCAGTTCTATTCTGTTCTCCTAAGCAGCTGCTAATGATACCTAATCCTCGTGCTATTTTTAGCACAGAAGCAACTGCTGTGCAAAGCCTTGTTTGAAGCTGTGATGCACAGAAGGGCCATTTTGCTGGTGGAGGCCTTAACAATTTAgagaagaatttttgttttgttgttggtgtTTCTTTCCTTCACTCTCTACTCTTATTCTCCCCTCCCTTtactctccttccctctcctcccacttTCTTTCCTGTTactgtctttctcttcctttctttacactctcatctttcttttttaatcttaggAGTATTAACATAGGTGGATTATAGCAGACCACTCTAAGGAGTTGTGTGCATATACTCGTCTTAACTAACAAAACCATAGTGAAGCATTTAGCATATTCTTGATGATTTGGTTATTCATAATggctttgttttataaaaatgaagtgaaaacTACAAATGGATGGTGGGAAgtttaagaaaatatgaaaaagatagtTTTATACTAGCTATTCAGATTTACAGTTAATACTGGATTGATAGACTATGAGTGTACTTGATAAATATTACCCTATATATGGTCTGCTTCCCTCCCATATCTAGGAACGTATTTACCTGTCATATGCCCTAAAACATGATGAAGATACATTTTCCCAATTAGGATCTCGTTTTCTATTAAATGATACTTTTTCCGCATTCAACAAATACGTTAGTAATTCACATTCTCTGTTTCTTCCCCCCAATCTTTACAAGATTCACCTTTACatactaaagtttatttttattttggtcagCGTCTAAGTTTATAATTTGTGAATTTAGGCGttgtaatatttttctccttgacaagcaatttttatttcttctagggTGGATTACAGGAGGTGGCAGAACAGTTAGAGCTGGAACGGATAGGACCACAACATCAGGCAGGATCTGATTCATTGCTCACAGGAATGGCCTTTTTCAAAATGAGAGAAGTATGAAGACATCACTGCCTTTTTTCTCAGTTGGTTGTTAGGttgagaacattaaaaatcttGTGGCCAAAGATTTTGGGCAACAAGTACCTACTAAGTAAAGATA containing:
- the CNOT7 gene encoding CCR4-NOT transcription complex subunit 7 isoform X2, whose translation is MNEQGEYPPGTSTWQFNFKFNLTEDMYAQDSIELLTTSGIQFKKHEEEGIETQYFAELLMTSGVVLCEGVKWLSFHSGYDFGYLIKILTNSNLPEEELDFFEILRLFFPVIYDVKYLMKSCKNLKGGLQEVAEQLELERIGPQHQAGSDSLLTGMAFFKMREMFFEDHIDDAKYCGHLYGLGSGSSYVQNGTGNAYEEEANKQS